The genome window CGCTTCCTGGcagcctccgcctccttccttcGTACGTCggcatcctcctcggccctAGTCTTGGGAAATCTCCCGGCGTCCGCAGGCTCGCGCCCGCAAATATTAACCAAGGCGCGATAAGGATGAAATACGACGAGGCAGAAGCAGATATCCTCGAGCAGATAGAATCTGGATCAGCTCCAACTTGGCTTGGGCTcactccatctcgccgagcttggaTGGCTCAGCGGGGAACATCTTGATGTTATGTTCACCGAagacgaccttggcctcggcgaccaCACTCTTGATATGCACTGGTGTTTCTTCAACTTTAGCCGCGACGAATATACATGCGGCCAGTACGAGGTATGGGTTGGTTTCGCAGATCGAGTTGCGGGCGTAGAATCGGCGGAAGTAGACTACCGCCGTGGCGATGGGTGTTTGCCGAAGAAGGAGTCGTTTTCCCAGTTTTTGTATGAGAGATGCGAAGAAGATGTTCAAGCAGTACCGCTGGTGGGGGGTCGCGTAGCGGAGATCCGTCTCGCGCGAGGCATGTAATTCGGCCCGCGTAAGGAGCCAGTACTTGGCATGCGTTGAGGTGTAGAAGTTGGACGACATGCCGCCGTGTCTACTCCTCTTCCAGCGTCGAGTGGCCAAGTGGAGTGCGTGAGTGAGTGGGTGTCGCTGCTTTGAGAACGTGATGCGGATAGAGCTCTTGGCTGTGGAGTCACTCGCACTGGTGGTGATGCGGGGCTGGCCCTCCACTTTCCTCACGTGGCATCACGTGATCCAACTATCCACGTTTCGAAACGCGCTCTCGCGTCGCTCCTCTGCAAGTCGACCTCGTACCAGGGCCACGATCGACTTCGACAACATtcttccttcccccctctctACCTCTCTCGACCTGCACGTTCAGCAGCATCGAGTAAAACTAATCCACGCCAACACATCCCGCATACCCGCACCATGAACGTCTTtgcggacgaggtgggttctctggacgagctggcggcgagggcgacatTGCTAATCATAGGCTtccgaggagcgcggcgagaacGCTCGCCTCTCGTCGTTCGTCGGCGCCatggcgctcggcgacctcgtcaagtcAACACTTGGACCTAAGGTGAGTTGATGGTGCGGTCTCATGCTGGCGTCTCTCATCTCCACGACGCTGGCTTTCACCTCCACGCATCCAACCTTCCACATCTCCGCGCCAGCGCTTCGCACTTGTTCTCGACCCCGGCGTCGGGCCTGGCGGCACTCGGACACCCTCGGACGCAGCTAACGTCAGGGAATGAACAAGATCCTTCAGTCGACGCACGACGGAAGCATCACGGTGACCAACGACGGCGCGACGATCCTCAAGGCCATCACGCTTGACAACCCGGCCGCCAAGATCCTCGTCAACATTTCCAAGGTgcaggacgacgaggtcggtgaCGGGACGACCAGTGTGTGTGTCCTCGCGTCGGAGCTGCTtcgcgaggccgagaagctcgTCACCGTCTCCAAGATCCACCCCCAAACCGTGGTGGAGGGTTACCGCATTGCGTCGCgggccgcgctcgaggcgctcgccaacAGTGCTGTGGACaacaaggacgacgcgaTGCAGTTCCGTGAGGACCTGTTCAACATTGCCCGCACGACACTCTCGTCAAAGGTCCTCAGCCAGGACAAGGACTACTTTGCCAACCTGGCCGTCGACGCTGTGCTCCGCCTCAAGGGCAGCATTGACCTCGAGCACATCCAGATTATCAAAAAGGTCGGCGGCAAGCTTACCGACTCGtacctcgacgagggctTTATTCTTGACAAGCAGATTGCCGTCAACTCTCCCAAGCGGATAGAGAACGCCAAGATCCTGATTGCTAACACCTGTGAGCTTGTGTGCCCTTGCGtagctcacaccagccaTGGACACGGACAAGATCAAGATCTTTGGCGCCCGCgtgcgcgtcgacggcactggcaagctcgccgagctcgagcgcgccgagcgcgacaagATGAAGGCCAAGGTCCAGTCGATCGCGGCCCACGGCATCACCTGCTTTGTCAACCGTCAACTCATTTACAACTATCCCGAGTCgctgctcgccgagcagggCATCATGTCGATTGAGCacgccgactttgagggtgtcgagcgccttgccctcgtcacCGGTGGCGAGATTGCGTCGACCTTTGAGGCCCccgacaaggtcaagatTGGCCGCTGCGACGTCATCGAGGAGATTATGAttggcgaggacaaggtgAGTGAACGGCCGGAGAGTCGGGAAGCACTGGCATTGCGGAGGCATAGCTCTGGCACGCGCGAAACAcagctaaccccagctcaTCAAGTTCTCGGGCGTGGCGGCTGGCGAGGCATGCACAGTCGTGCTGCGCGGCGCAACGAACCAGATGGTGGAAGAGGCCGAGCGGTCGCTTCACGACGCGCTCTCAGTTCTCTCGCAGACGGTCAAGGAGACGCGCGTGACCCTCGGTGGTGGATGCGCCGAGATGCTGATGGCCTgcgcggtcgacgaggtggcgcGGACCGTCAGCGGCAAGCGTGCGCTCGCCGTTGAGGGATTTGCTCGCGCCCTGCGCCAGATGCCCACGATCCTCGCCGACAATGGCGGGTACGACTCTTCGGACCTGGTCGCCAAGCTGCGCGCGGCACACTACGAGGGCCGCGCTGacgccggcctcgacatGGACAACGGCGCGATCGCGAGCATGAAGGACCTCGGTGTGACCGAGAGCTacaagctcaagcgccAGGTTGTGGTCAGCGCCAgcgaggcgagcgagaTGATCCTCCGCGTCGACAACATCTTGAGGGCGGCTCcccggcggcgcgaggcgcACTAGTTGCGCGCGTAGTAGATTGCATGCATGTAGAGTGGCCgtggcgagggtggcgagggtgacAAGTGTGGCGAGACCAAGGACGGGGTTGATGAGATATTTGACCACTACTGTTACGTGGCTCGCAATTAATGACTTGGACGCCGCTCACTTGATCTAAGATGTGCCATGCAAGATGAGATGTGCTACTGTGCTACGCTACTGTGCTACTGTGCTGTTTGCTACTATGCCTCTTTGATGCCGAACCCGCCCCGTtgacgaagaggaggtggcTCCTTCCGATTCCCAACCTTGGCTTTCCCTCCATGCCCCGTCCCACTCCCAGTCGACCTCATCTCCCTGTCCTTGCTTTTGCCCTTGGCTCTCGTCTCCTTATCCTTGGGcatgggcttgggcttgggcttgacccctctctccgtctccttcCCTGTCGCCTTGTCATCgttggccgcctcgtccgccctcttgagctcgttggccgcctcgtccgcccTCTTGATCTCgttggccgcctcgtccgcccTCTTGAGCGCGTACACCGCCCGAATCTGCGGTACTGGCGAGTTGACGCCAtccgtcgcgcgcgaccaCTTGCCCATGTCCTTGTTGGTGGTCGCACTCCATGTCGATCGCAGAATTCGCTTCGCCGCCTCGTATGAGATGCCGAACTTTGGGCCGAGGGCTTGCGCGGTCCATGTCGCAGGGTCCTGGGCGTGCAGTTCACGCATGCCGCTCATAGCCGCGTACGTTAGGCGTTTGGTTGGTGTCCAGCggcctggggttagcgaTGGTCGAAGAATACTCCAATCGGTACCGGTCTGGTACCTCTTCTCCTGCAGTTTCCTTCACTCCCCCCGCCCAACACACTCACGGTTTTCTgcctccatcccctcccccgccacctcggccgGCTGTCCTAGCTCGGT of Cutaneotrichosporon cavernicola HIS019 DNA, chromosome: 4 contains these proteins:
- the CCT2 gene encoding uncharacterized protein (assists the folding of proteins upon ATP hydrolysis) yields the protein MNVFADEASEERGENARLSSFVGAMALGDLVKSTLGPKGMNKILQSTHDGSITVTNDGATILKAITLDNPAAKILVNISKVQDDEVGDGTTSVCVLASELLREAEKLVTVSKIHPQTVVEGYRIASRAALEALANSAVDNKDDAMQFREDLFNIARTTLSSKVLSQDKDYFANLAVDAVLRLKGSIDLEHIQIIKKVGGKLTDSYLDEGFILDKQIAVNSPKRIENAKILIANTSMDTDKIKIFGARVRVDGTGKLAELERAERDKMKAKVQSIAAHGITCFVNRQLIYNYPESLLAEQGIMSIEHADFEGVERLALVTGGEIASTFEAPDKVKIGRCDVIEEIMIGEDKLIKFSGVAAGEACTVVLRGATNQMVEEAERSLHDALSVLSQTVKETRVTLGGGCAEMLMACAVDEVARTVSGKRALAVEGFARALRQMPTILADNGGYDSSDLVAKLRAAHYEGRADAGLDMDNGAIASMKDLGVTESYKLKRQVVVSASEASEMILRVDNILRAAPRRREAH